One Solea senegalensis isolate Sse05_10M linkage group LG21, IFAPA_SoseM_1, whole genome shotgun sequence DNA segment encodes these proteins:
- the LOC122758705 gene encoding hyaluronan and proteoglycan link protein 1-like, whose protein sequence is MIPVLICVLISLTVADSDLDTAYPDLELSRTIYVTENGPQLSVVAKESKVVSRRGGNATLPCRIQRYPSMPPNHKMRIKWTKLTSDYLKEVDVFVAMDFHKRSYGSFHGRVHLQGSSPMDASLVITELTLEDYGRYKCEVIDGLEDGTAVVSLDLEGVLFPYFPRLGRYNLNFYDAEKACRDQDAIVASFDQLFDAWSGGLDWCNAGWLSDGSVQYPITTPREPCGGKSTVPGIRNYGLRDKEKNHYDVFCFTSHYKGRFYYLIHPSKLTYDEAVGACQKDGAQIAKVGQMYAAWKLLGYDRCDAGWLADGSVRYPIANPRRRCSPTEAAVRFSGFPDKKHKLYGVYCFSGHD, encoded by the exons ATGATTCCTGTGCTCATCTGTGTTCTGATTTCACTAACTGTAGCAGACAGTGATTTAGACACCGCGTACCCAGACCTGGAGCTCTCCAGAACCATCTATGTCACAG AAAATGGCCCACAGCTCTCGGTGGTGGCAAAAGAGTCAAAGGTTGTGTCGAGGCGAGGAGGGAATGCTACATTACCATGCAGGATCCAGAGGTATCCATCAATGCCACCCAATCACAAGATGAGGATCAAGTGGACGAAGCTGACCTCAGACTACCTGAAAGAG GTGGATGTTTTTGTCGCCATGGATTTTCACAAACGGAGTTACGGCAGCTTCCATGGACGGGTCCACTtacaaggctcttctcccatgGATGCTTCTCTGGTTATCACAGAACTCACCCTGGAGGATTATGGGAGATACAAATGTGAAGTTATCGATGGTCTGGAAGATGGAACAGCAGTTGTATCTCTTGACCTTGAAG GCGTTCTCTTCCCGTACTTTCCCCGCCTGGGTCGCTACAATCTCAACTTCTACGATGCCGAGAAAGCTTGTCGTGACCAGGATGCCATTGTGGCATCCTTTGACCAACTCTTTGATGCGTGGAGCGGAGGCCTCGACTGGTGCAATGCTGGGTGGCTGAGTGACGGCTCAGTCCAGTACCCCATCACCACACCCAGAGAACCTTGTGGAGGCAAGAGCACAGTTCCGGGCATTCGTAACTACGGCCTGAGAGACAAGGAAAAGAACCACTACGATGTCTTCTGCTTCACCTCTCACTACAAAG GTCGGTTCTACTATCTGATTCACCCTTCTAAGTTGACCTATGACGAAGCAGTCGGAGCATGTCAAAAAGATGGTGCTCAGATTGCCAAGGTCGGCCAGATGTATGCTGCCTGGAAGCTGCTGGGCTACGACCGCTGTGACGCCGGCTGGCTGGCCGACGGCAGCGTCCGCTATCCCATCGCTAATCCCCGGCGGCGCTGCAGTCCTACAGAAGCTGCCGTTAGGTTCAGTGGCTTCCCCGACAAAAAGCACAAGCTGTACGGAGTGTACTGCTTCTCTGGCCACGACTAA